A genomic stretch from Bosea sp. F3-2 includes:
- a CDS encoding efflux RND transporter permease subunit, which translates to MSFNLSEWALKSRSVVIYLMIVAVAAGILAFIRLGRNEDPAFVIKTMVVSAVWPGATMEDTLSQVTERLERQLEETPGLDSVRSYTKPGVTTIFVNLKGEVPGRQVQDTWYRVRNLIADMRHTLPTGTLGPFFNDRFGDTFGIIYGFTSDGFTSRELRDHVETIRSRLLLVPDVSKIEIVGAQDERIFIEFSVRELANLGLDRSALLAALQAQNVVRPAGEVQTQDEKFSVRVSGAFQSEADLLSINFPAGDRMLRLADIATIRRGHADPPTPMFRVNGREAIGLGIAMRDGGDILALGTNIKKAMAEVNAGLPLGIEPYLVADQAVTVSHAIDDFMTSLWQAVGIILVVSFISLGVRPGLVVALAIPLTLAIVFACMLVAGIDMQRISLGALIIALALLVDDAMTTTDAMVTRLAAGEAKMKAATFAFEKYATAMFAGTLVTIAGFVPIGFAASSAGEYTFSLFAVVTIALVVSWFVAVLFAPVLGVAMLKAPDASAQGKEPGRVERRFRSFLSGAIKLRWVTIAVTLGLFAASILALPLVPRQFFPASDRPELLVDLTLPQNASIYASEDLVNRFEASLKGDPDIVRWSTYVGRGAIRFYLPLNAQLPNDFFSQMVIVTKGVAARERLQKELEALLAKDFPNVVGRVSPLELGPPVGWPVQYRVSGPDIAEIRSIAMRLAQVVAANPKALQINFDWIEPARELRLRVDQDEARRLGLSSAAVAAIVNTVVSGTVVTQVRDSIYLVDVVVRAQDAERASLDTLRSMQVALPSGRSVPVSQFVSFSYGLDAPLIWRRDRVPNLTVSADIPPGTLPETVVTALQPSVEALRKALPAGYDITVGGTVEESAKSQASVIAVVPVMLLIMFTVLMAQLRSFRLLAIVLSIAPLGLIGVVGALLLSGKPLGFVALLGILALIGIITKNAVILIGQIEDERTAGKGVVEAAVDAAGTRFRPIMLTAISTVLGMIPIAPTVFWGPMAFAIMGGLLVATVLTLVLLPVLYVTVFSAATARGKAKRTASAGGSQS; encoded by the coding sequence ATGAGCTTCAACCTCTCGGAATGGGCGCTGAAGAGCCGCTCGGTCGTGATCTATCTCATGATCGTAGCGGTCGCGGCCGGAATCCTCGCCTTCATCCGGCTCGGCCGCAACGAGGACCCGGCCTTCGTCATCAAGACGATGGTGGTCTCCGCCGTCTGGCCCGGCGCCACCATGGAAGACACGCTGAGCCAGGTGACCGAGCGCCTTGAGCGGCAGCTCGAGGAAACGCCCGGCCTCGACAGCGTGCGCAGCTACACCAAGCCCGGCGTGACCACGATCTTCGTCAACCTCAAGGGCGAGGTGCCGGGCCGCCAGGTGCAGGACACCTGGTACCGGGTGCGCAATCTCATCGCCGACATGCGGCATACGCTGCCGACCGGCACGCTCGGCCCGTTCTTCAACGACCGCTTCGGCGACACCTTCGGCATCATCTACGGCTTCACCTCGGACGGTTTCACCAGCCGCGAGCTGCGCGACCATGTCGAGACCATCCGCTCGCGCCTGCTGCTGGTGCCCGACGTCTCGAAGATCGAGATCGTCGGCGCGCAGGACGAGCGCATCTTCATCGAGTTCTCGGTGAGGGAACTCGCCAATCTCGGCCTCGACCGCTCGGCCCTGCTCGCGGCGCTGCAGGCCCAGAACGTGGTGCGGCCGGCCGGGGAGGTGCAGACACAGGACGAGAAATTCTCGGTGCGGGTCTCCGGCGCCTTCCAGTCGGAAGCCGATCTGCTGAGCATCAATTTTCCCGCCGGGGACCGGATGCTGCGGCTCGCCGATATCGCCACGATCCGGCGCGGCCATGCCGACCCGCCGACGCCGATGTTCCGGGTGAACGGGCGCGAGGCGATCGGGCTGGGCATCGCCATGCGCGACGGCGGCGACATCCTCGCGCTCGGCACCAACATCAAGAAGGCGATGGCCGAGGTCAACGCCGGCCTGCCGCTCGGCATCGAGCCCTATCTCGTCGCCGACCAGGCGGTGACGGTCTCGCATGCGATCGACGACTTCATGACCTCGCTCTGGCAGGCGGTGGGCATCATCCTCGTCGTCAGCTTCATCAGCCTCGGCGTTCGGCCCGGCCTCGTCGTCGCGCTTGCCATCCCGCTGACGCTCGCCATCGTCTTTGCCTGCATGCTGGTCGCCGGCATCGACATGCAGCGTATCTCGCTCGGCGCCCTGATCATCGCGCTCGCGCTCCTGGTCGACGACGCCATGACCACGACCGACGCCATGGTCACGCGGCTCGCGGCCGGCGAGGCGAAGATGAAGGCGGCGACCTTCGCTTTCGAGAAATACGCCACCGCCATGTTTGCCGGCACGCTGGTGACGATCGCCGGCTTCGTCCCGATCGGCTTCGCGGCGAGCTCGGCCGGCGAATACACCTTCTCTCTCTTCGCGGTCGTGACGATCGCGCTCGTCGTCTCCTGGTTCGTCGCCGTGCTCTTCGCGCCTGTGCTCGGCGTCGCCATGCTGAAGGCGCCGGACGCCTCGGCCCAAGGCAAGGAGCCGGGCCGCGTCGAGCGCCGCTTCCGCTCGTTCCTGTCGGGGGCGATCAAGCTGCGCTGGGTGACCATCGCGGTGACACTCGGCCTGTTCGCAGCGTCGATCCTGGCGCTGCCGCTGGTGCCGCGGCAGTTCTTCCCGGCCTCGGACCGGCCGGAGCTGCTCGTCGACCTGACCTTGCCGCAGAACGCCTCGATCTATGCGAGCGAAGACCTCGTCAACCGCTTCGAGGCCTCGCTGAAGGGCGATCCCGACATCGTGCGCTGGAGCACCTATGTCGGCCGCGGCGCGATCCGCTTCTACCTGCCGCTCAATGCGCAATTGCCGAACGACTTCTTCAGCCAGATGGTGATCGTCACCAAGGGCGTGGCGGCCCGCGAGCGGCTGCAGAAAGAGCTGGAGGCGCTGCTCGCCAAGGACTTCCCCAATGTGGTCGGCCGCGTCTCGCCGCTGGAGCTCGGCCCGCCGGTCGGCTGGCCGGTCCAGTACCGCGTGAGCGGCCCCGACATCGCCGAGATCCGCAGCATCGCGATGCGGCTCGCGCAGGTCGTCGCGGCGAACCCCAAGGCCCTCCAGATCAATTTCGACTGGATCGAACCTGCCCGGGAACTGCGTTTGCGCGTCGATCAGGACGAGGCACGCCGGCTCGGCCTCAGCTCCGCCGCCGTCGCCGCGATCGTCAACACGGTGGTCTCCGGCACGGTCGTGACGCAGGTGCGCGATTCCATCTACCTCGTCGACGTCGTCGTGCGGGCGCAGGATGCCGAGCGCGCCTCGCTCGATACGCTGCGCAGTATGCAGGTGGCGTTGCCGAGCGGCCGCTCGGTGCCGGTCTCGCAATTCGTGAGTTTCAGCTACGGGCTGGACGCGCCGCTGATCTGGCGCCGCGACCGCGTGCCGAACCTGACAGTCTCGGCTGATATTCCGCCGGGCACGCTCCCGGAAACCGTGGTCACCGCGCTGCAGCCTTCGGTGGAGGCGCTCCGGAAGGCGCTGCCGGCCGGCTACGACATCACCGTCGGCGGCACGGTCGAGGAAAGCGCCAAGTCGCAGGCCTCGGTCATCGCCGTGGTGCCGGTGATGCTGCTGATCATGTTCACCGTGCTGATGGCACAGCTCCGGAGCTTCAGGCTCCTGGCGATCGTGCTCAGCATCGCGCCGCTCGGGCTGATCGGCGTCGTCGGCGCGCTCTTGCTCTCCGGCAAGCCGCTCGGCTTCGTCGCGCTGCTCGGCATCCTCGCCCTGATCGGCATCATCACCAAGAATGCGGTGATCCTGATCGGGCAGATCGAAGACGAGCGGACCGCCGGCAAGGGCGTGGTCGAAGCGGCAGTCGATGCCGCCGGCACGCGCTTCCGGCCGATCATGCTGACCGCTATCTCGACCGTGCTCGGCATGATCCCGATCGCGCCAACCGTGTTCTGGGGGCCGATGGCCTTCGCGATCATGGGTGGCCTCCTGGTCGCGACGGTGCTGACGCTCGTTCTCCTCCCCGTCCTCTACGTCACCGTCTTCAGCGCCGCGACCGCGCGTGGCAAGGCGAAGCGAACAGCCAGTGCGGGAGGCTCCCAGTCATGA
- a CDS encoding efflux RND transporter periplasmic adaptor subunit — protein sequence MRRGEATSRLGCAVVAAVIALAVASCNREEKAAPPPVRIVRTVTVEPPRQAPDLAFTGHIEAQDQASLAFRIGGRLAERLVGVGANLREGETVARLDPENELNDLRSAQAALTAAQGNQRKAENQFQRQSHLLKRHITTQADFEAAKQALTAARAQVDAAQAQVSSAEDIVGFTTLTADAPGIVTRVGAEPSEVVTAGRMIVQLARREGRDAVFEIPAERVRQLTPGMPVRVALTGEGGGEATGRVREIAPQADPVTRTFRIRVGLTDPSPAFRLGAAVSGSIRASGSGAITIPATALTTRDQATGVWVVDPNKLTVSLRKLDVASADPAAAKISKGLDIGDIVVTAGARLLREGQRVRLIGAEPR from the coding sequence ATGAGGCGCGGCGAAGCCACATCGCGCCTCGGCTGCGCTGTGGTCGCGGCCGTCATCGCGCTTGCCGTCGCCTCCTGCAACCGCGAGGAAAAGGCGGCGCCACCGCCTGTGCGCATCGTCCGAACCGTGACGGTCGAGCCGCCGCGCCAGGCGCCCGATCTTGCCTTCACCGGGCATATCGAGGCGCAGGACCAGGCTTCGCTGGCGTTCCGCATCGGCGGGCGCCTGGCGGAGCGCCTGGTCGGCGTCGGGGCGAACCTGCGCGAGGGCGAGACTGTCGCGCGGCTCGATCCCGAAAACGAGCTCAACGATCTCCGTTCGGCCCAAGCCGCGCTGACCGCCGCCCAGGGCAATCAGCGCAAGGCGGAAAACCAGTTCCAGCGGCAGAGCCATCTGCTCAAACGCCACATCACGACGCAAGCGGATTTCGAGGCTGCCAAGCAGGCGCTCACGGCCGCTCGCGCCCAGGTCGACGCCGCCCAGGCCCAGGTTAGCTCGGCCGAGGATATCGTCGGCTTCACGACGCTGACGGCCGATGCGCCCGGTATCGTCACGCGCGTCGGCGCCGAGCCCTCCGAGGTCGTGACGGCCGGCCGGATGATCGTCCAGCTGGCGCGGCGGGAGGGCCGCGATGCCGTCTTCGAGATTCCAGCGGAACGGGTAAGGCAGCTCACGCCCGGCATGCCGGTACGGGTCGCGCTGACCGGGGAGGGCGGCGGCGAAGCGACCGGTCGCGTGCGCGAGATCGCGCCCCAGGCGGACCCTGTCACCCGCACCTTTCGGATCAGGGTCGGCCTCACCGATCCCTCGCCGGCCTTCCGGCTCGGCGCCGCCGTCTCGGGCTCGATCCGCGCCAGCGGGAGCGGCGCCATCACCATTCCCGCGACGGCCCTGACGACGCGCGATCAGGCAACCGGCGTCTGGGTGGTCGATCCCAACAAGCTGACCGTCTCGCTGCGCAAGCTCGACGTCGCGAGCGCGGACCCTGCGGCCGCCAAGATCTCAAAGGGGTTGGACATAGGCGACATCGTCGTCACCGCCGGGGCCCGGCTTCTGCGTGAAGGCCAGCGGGTGCGCCTGATCGGAGCCGAGCCGCGATGA
- a CDS encoding MFS transporter, producing MQGASPTAGIPTGRLALLYAFLFFELGVNLPFFPLWLQAQSLDADAIGIVLAAPLLIRIIANPTVGALADRSGRISATLMVCAALVAAGTGLLTVARGFWPILAVVIAIALAQGPLIALADAMTLGRLAKTPRSELTYGRIRLWGSLGFAAANLAAGWSLEWFSTSSIVPLLLLSSILTAVAAASCMAPEPNGSRVSEESEGPTARPLLLVGTIAGAALVQASHAAFYGFGTLHWQASGASGAAMGGLWALGVLSEVVLFSFLGYRVKGASSAAGLLVVASVTATLRWGAMSQDPGLSTLMFLQLTHGVTFGATHLASIFLLARLASGRMQARAQAWLAGGWAGAMAVLTTLCGRLYETWGEQIYLVMAVVAAVGLSLLLPIALGLRRVTAQEPLSLT from the coding sequence ATGCAGGGAGCCAGCCCGACGGCTGGGATACCTACAGGGCGGCTTGCGCTTCTCTACGCATTTCTGTTCTTCGAGCTCGGGGTCAACCTCCCATTCTTCCCGCTCTGGCTGCAGGCTCAATCGCTTGACGCCGATGCGATAGGCATTGTTCTGGCGGCGCCGTTGCTGATCCGGATCATCGCGAATCCGACGGTCGGGGCCCTCGCCGACCGGAGCGGACGGATCTCGGCGACGCTTATGGTCTGCGCAGCGTTGGTTGCTGCCGGAACCGGCCTCCTGACCGTCGCACGCGGCTTCTGGCCGATCCTCGCCGTCGTCATCGCGATTGCTCTGGCGCAGGGCCCGTTGATCGCGCTGGCCGATGCGATGACGCTCGGCCGTCTCGCCAAAACGCCGCGATCCGAGCTGACATATGGGCGTATCCGCCTGTGGGGGTCGCTCGGCTTCGCGGCCGCCAATCTCGCGGCCGGCTGGTCACTCGAATGGTTTTCGACCTCCTCGATCGTCCCATTGCTGCTGCTATCGTCCATCCTCACGGCTGTCGCCGCCGCCAGCTGCATGGCTCCTGAGCCGAACGGCTCGCGGGTTTCCGAAGAGAGCGAGGGACCGACGGCGCGCCCGCTGCTGCTCGTCGGCACAATCGCTGGCGCGGCATTGGTGCAGGCTAGCCACGCCGCGTTCTACGGCTTCGGCACGCTCCATTGGCAGGCGTCCGGAGCTTCCGGCGCAGCGATGGGCGGGCTCTGGGCTCTCGGTGTCCTGTCCGAGGTCGTCCTGTTCTCTTTCCTGGGCTACCGCGTGAAAGGCGCCTCGAGCGCAGCCGGCCTGCTGGTCGTGGCTTCCGTCACCGCGACCTTGCGCTGGGGCGCCATGTCGCAGGATCCGGGCCTCTCCACGCTGATGTTTCTCCAGTTGACGCATGGGGTGACTTTCGGCGCCACGCATCTCGCCAGCATCTTTCTCCTCGCGAGGCTGGCGTCAGGCAGAATGCAAGCGCGCGCCCAGGCCTGGCTCGCCGGCGGCTGGGCCGGCGCCATGGCGGTTCTGACGACGCTTTGCGGACGGCTCTACGAGACATGGGGAGAGCAGATCTATCTCGTCATGGCTGTCGTCGCGGCGGTTGGGCTGTCCCTGCTGTTGCCGATCGCCCTCGGTCTGCGTCGTGTTACGGCGCAGGAACCTTTGAGCTTGACCTAG